A genome region from Brassica oleracea var. oleracea cultivar TO1000 chromosome C2, BOL, whole genome shotgun sequence includes the following:
- the LOC106323610 gene encoding uncharacterized protein LOC106323610, with protein sequence MRHHLIEGLKDQYMTIESPLDLWNALKHRYDHQKMVLLPKARHDWMHLRFMDFKSVDEYNSALFKIVSILRLYGEEVSDVMMLEKTYTTFNQSNSVLQQQYRTKGFATYTDLISCLLLAEANNELLMKNSGARPVGTAPLPEAHDVERKYPKETNYAQDNRKPYGQGRGGYRGRRRDNHNGRDNSSAGRRGNHHNRGRGSNYGRGRGSYGYGRGGISKPSYTSKSLCHRCGMDNHWAKNCRTPKHLCELYQESIKNKNPEANMIQENDQDDKGYDADNESDRDSKDDQMDFETSDCLKD encoded by the coding sequence ATGCGCCATCATCTCATCGAAGGTCTTAAAGATCAGTACATGACAATTGAGAGTCCACTCGATCTTTGGAATGCTTTAAAGCACAGATACGATCACCAAAAGATGGTGTTGCTTCCAAAGGCAAGACACGACTGGATGCATCTCAGATTCATGGACTTTAAGTCCGTGGACGAATACAATTCAGCCTTGTTCAAAATCGTCTCTATACTAAGGCTATATGGTGAAGAAGTGTCTGATGTTATGATGCTTGAAAAGACCTATACGACTTTCAATCAGTCGAATTCTGTGTTGCAGCAGCAGTACAGGACAAAAGGTTTTGCCACATATACTGATCTGATCTCATGTCTTCTCCTGGCCGAGGCAAACAATGAACTCCTTATGAAAAATAGTGGAGCAAGGCCGGTCGGGACAGCACCATTACCCGAAGCCCATGATGTGGAAAGGAAATATCCCAAAGAAACCAACTACGCCCAAGACAACAGGAAACCATACGGTCAAGGCCGTGGTGGGTACAGGGGACGTAGACGTGACAATCATAACGGTAGAGATAACTCCTCAGCCGGCCGAAGGGGAAACCACCATAACCGTGGTCGTGGTTCCAATTACGGTCGGGGTCGAGGGAGTTATGGCTATGGACGAGGTGGCATATCCAAACCATCTTACACGTCCAAGTCTTTATGTCACAGATGCGGGATGGACAATCATTGGGCAAAGAACTGTAGAACTCCAAAGCACTTGTGCGAACTCTATCAAGAGAGTATCAAGAACAAGAACCCGGAGGCAAATATGATCCAAGAGAACGATCAAGATGACAAGGGATATGATGCTGACAATGAATCCGACAGGGATAGCAAAGATGACCAGATGGACTTTGAGACATCCGACTGTCTAAAGGACTAG
- the LOC106322530 gene encoding ras GTPase-activating protein-binding protein 1-like: MATEEGVHEAHQVSEAFVVQYYHIVGKVTQEAHKLYVDASVVSRPGPDGTMTSLTSLEAIDKHFLSCDSTTFEVLSVDSQSSLEDGIFVMVIGFLTGEDNLKRKFSQMFYLARQNTAYVVVNDIFRYVDEVSSTPTTLPAAVESVPETEVVEPVHAPAEVKNVAEVNTAVAEAATPLDNGSDKHSVEKSVTAQKPKEIAADTAAPPVDAGKKSFAAMVASMARSSAPFQVKASPVVQKPKYMAPSKPREAAPAPKAPTVAASKRERKNDQRIVDEPGTSIFVSNLPMDAMPPQLYELFKEFGPIKEHGVQVRSSNARGTCFGFVAFEAVTSVQSVLEAAKNNPFKLGDRKLRVKEKQVEYDGSKPSGGKRTENGSAADGSKTENGSAADAEDDFKPIRSRRNRSEKKGNGQNEKNSVQTTPKPKA; the protein is encoded by the exons ATGGCTACCGAGGAAGGTGTACATGAGGCTCACCAAGTCTCTGAGGCTTTTGTGGTACAGTACTATCATATTGTCGGAAAGGTGACTCAAGAAGCTCATAAGCTTTATGTAGATGCTAGCGTTGTCAGCAGACCAGGTCCTGATGGTACCATGACCTCTCTCACATCCCTTGAG GCTATCGACAAGCATTTTCTTTCATGTGACTCTACTACATTCGAGGTGCTTAGTGTCGACTCTCAGTCTTCCTTGGAAGACGGGATTTTTGTTATGGTGATCGGTTTCTTGACCGGAGAAGACAACCTGAAGAGGAAGTTTTCACAAATGTTCTATCTGGCACGTCAAAACACTGCCTATGTGGTTGTTAATGACATCTTTCGTTATGTTGATGAAGTGTCCTCCACTCCAACAACTCTTCCAGCTGCTGTTGAATCTG TGCCAGAAACTGAGGTGGTGGAGCCTGTCCATGCTCCTGCTGAAGTAAAGAACGTTGCTGAAGTGAATACGGCTGTTGCTGAAGCTGCTACTCCGTTGGACAATGGGAGTGACAAGCACTCTGTTGAAAAATCTGTTACTGCTCAGAAACCTAAAGAGATAGCTGCTGATACAGCTGCTCCCCCGGTTGATGCGGGAAAGAAATCTTTTGCTGCAATG GTTGCTTCAATGGCGAGAAGCTCTGCTCCGTTCCAAGTTAAAGCATCCCCGGTGGTTCAGAAACCTAAATACATGGCACCATCTAAACCCCGTGAGGCGGCTCCAGCACCTAAGGCACCTACTGTTGCTGCTAGTAAACGTGAAAGGAAAAACGACCAGAGGATTGTGGACGAGCCAG GCACTTCGATATTTGTGTCAAACCTGCCAATGGATGCAATGCCGCCTCAGCTATATGAACTGTTCAAGGAGTTTGGTCCTATCAAAGAACATGGGGTTCAAGTCAGAAGCTCCAAT GCTCGTGGAACTTGCTTCGGTTTTGTTGCCTTTGAAGCTGTTACCTCTGTCCAGAGCGTGCTTGAG GCTGCCAAGAACAATCCCTTCAAGCTTGGAGACCGTAAGCTTCGTGTAAAGGAAAAGCAAG TTGAGTATGATGGAAGCAAACCGTCTGGTGGGAAAAGGACGGAGAATGGGTCTGCAGCAGATGGAAGCAAGACAGAGAATGGGTCTGCTGCAGATGCGGAAGATGACTTCAAGCCTATCAGAAGCCGTAGGAACAGAAGTGAGAAGAAGGGAAACGGTCAAAACGAGAAGAACAGTGTGCAAACAACACCAAAACCAAAAGCCTGA